One region of Mus musculus strain C57BL/6J chromosome 3, GRCm38.p6 C57BL/6J genomic DNA includes:
- the Smcp gene encoding sperm mitochondrial-associated cysteine-rich protein encodes MSDPSKTNQCPPPCCPPKPCCPPKPCCPQKPPCCPKSPCCPPKSPCCPPKPCPCPPPCPCPCPATCPCPLKPPCCPQKCSCCPKKCTCCPQPPPCCAQPTCCSSENKTESDSDTSGQTLEKGSQSPQSPPGAQGNWNQKKSNK; translated from the coding sequence ATGAGTGATCCATCCAAAACCAACCAGTGCCCCCCTCCATGCTGCCCACCAAAACCATGTTGCCCACCTAAACCGTGCTGTCCACAGAAACCACCTTGCTGTCCCAAATCCCCATGCTGCCCACCCAAGTCCCCATGTTGCCCTCCAAAGCCCTGTCCCTGTCCTcccccctgtccctgtccctgtccagCCACCTGTCCTTGTCCGCTGAAACCACCATGCTGCCCACAGAAGTGTTCGTGCTGCCCCAAAAAGTGCACCTGCTGCCCACAGCCACCTCCTTGCTGCGCTCAACCTACCTGCTGCTCTTCAGAGAACAAGACTGAGTCAGATTCTGATACATCTGGCCAAACTCTGGAGAAGGGCTCTCAATCACCACAGTCCCCACCAGGTGCTCAAGGCAACTGGAACCAGAAGAAGTCAAACAAATAG
- the Lce6a gene encoding late cornified envelope protein 6A isoform X1, which produces MSQQKPQLSELPNAPIYSPPKGPNLSLSTCSTSCGTSCSAGCSSYSKRLRLQNTVSHKEIHHPQPRCLRGSTTYHCKEEEC; this is translated from the coding sequence ATGTCACAGCAGAAGCCACAACTTTCAGAGCTGCCAAATGCTCCCATATATTCACCTCCTAAAGGCCCAAACCTCTCTTTGAGTACCTGTTCAACTTCTTGTGGGACTTCTTGTTCAGCAGGCTGTTCTTCCTACTCAAAAAGGCTGAGGCTCCAGAACACTGTCAGCCATAAGGAAATTCATCACCCACAACCTCGCTGTCTTAGGGGTAGTACCACCTACCACTGCAAAGAAGAAGAGTGCTAA